The DNA region TTGTATCTATAATTAACTAAAAACACAAAAACGTTTTAGAAATTATAATTTTGCTATTACCTAGTCTAAAACTAGGTCTCTTCCATATATATAATCAAAACACTTATCAACCTTTAGGTATATATTTTCAATAATCGGTCGAGTTTTAATGAAAGTTCTTCTAAATTGACAGTTAGCAAGCTAAAAACCAAATTAATGATCTAGGTGAATTCAATTATTTCTACAAGTTAAATAATGCCATTTTTGACAAGTTAAAAATCATTAAGAATATGCATATCTAATCCTTTTTCCAATAAAAACAAGAAAAGTAAAAATGAATTCAATGACTAGTATAAGGGTTAACCTGTCTACGACGTGATTCAGTGGTGGTATAGTCCATATTGCTGCTAGTGATGCTACAACGTGAATAAAATCAAGTGTAAATTATTAATCTAATAAATCAAATGAAACATCTTTCATAATATAATTAGCTCGGTTAtcgaaaagagaaaaaaaaaacataaatgcACGCACCTCAGGAAAGAGTTCATTAATTTGAATCATTTAAAACATATTATTCCATACTAACACCGATACAATGGGAAGTTAGCACTCGTCTTCTAAATTACTCGACCATAATCTATAATTTGCAACATCACCTACGCCTGACTCATTTTCAGATACTATTTTCTATCCATACCATTTATCTTTTTAAAAATTTGTACATCTGTTAGGAAAGATATATAACAATAGCATTAATCATAAAAAATATTGTTCAAACGACTCCATTTATAACTCTGGTTAACTAACATTTCACTAAATGAAACAGTAAAAATAAATGTAGAAATAGCATTGAGACCCATGGTAGTTCGGGACatgataaaataaaatagaatataTTTAGTATTTAGACTTATAATGACTACAATATTAACTTACATGATAAAATAGATAGACTATTATTTGTTTTATGTTATCTACACTATAGATTTCGTCAGAAATATAGTGTTTTTAATGAACAACttcaaataaatgaaaaagagCAAAAGAACAAACTAGGCGAGTCTTGCAAGTCGAAACATAAATGCTTGTTGTGACATCATCCGCAAGAAAACCTGTTCACGTTTTGTGTATATAACAGAATCAGATATAAAAATAATAGATAACAGAATCAGAAATAAAACTAATGTACATATAAAACAATAGCCATCAACATTCTTAAGATACATTTTTTGTAAAACATTAGATATATGTCTTCAACATGCAGCTGAGTCATAATGAAAGTTTCTTCTAAATTGGCAATTGGCAAGCTAGTAACAAAATTAATGACCTAGGTGGATTTAATTATGTCACAAGTTAAATACTGCCATGTTTTTACTAGTAAAATATCATTAGGACTTTATATATCTAATTATTTTTccgataaaaataagaaaactaATAATAAAACTAACAACTAGTATAAGATTTAACCTGTCTGTGTCGTGATTCAATGGTGGCATAGTCCATATTGCTGCTAGTGGTGCTACAACATAGAATAAAAGCAAGTGTAAATTATAAGTCTACCAAATCAAATGAAACATCTTTTCATAATATAATTCGC from Lycium barbarum isolate Lr01 chromosome 10, ASM1917538v2, whole genome shotgun sequence includes:
- the LOC132614707 gene encoding uncharacterized protein LOC132614707, with the protein product MAENGASSDAHSSSTSSTHSSTTSSNMDYATIESRHRQVFLRMMSQQAFMFRLARLAYITSSNMDYTTTESRRRQVYLQRMSQYAFVFQLAREGWFVLFLSFIYL